In Chlamydiota bacterium, the DNA window AGTTGTCTTTCAGGAGAAATTAGGAACCTATTTTGATAAGAAAGAAAGATTGCTCTCGCTCATTTCTTTTTTAAAAACCGAAGGAAAAATGGACGGTGCCCTTTCTCAAAAATTAATGCAAGCAGCAGAACTTTGTAAGGCCGATCTTGTCACCGGAATGGTGGGGGAATTCACAAGCCTTCAGGGAACGATTGGCGCTGAATATGCCTCGATTTCTGGAGAGGACCCTGAGATTGTCGAAGCCATTCGGGAGCATTATTTACCCCTATCTGGAACTGAGGGGGAATTGCCCAAGAGTCTTTTAGGCTCTTGGCTTTCATTTTTAGATAAACTGGATACGGTCATTTCTACTCATAAATTAGGTTTGATGCCTACAGGCTCTCAAGATCCTTATGGATTAAGAAGGCTCAGTTCTGGAATTTTGAGAATTCACACTGAGAAGGGATTTACATTTTCTTTGAATTCAATCCTTGAACAAGGATTACGCCAATTTCCCGTCAAGGATGTCTTAGTGGGACCCCTGCTCGATTTTTTTAAAGAACGACTTGAAAATCTTTTTCTTGCCCAAAATTTTGATCATCAGCTGGTGCGAGCGGTGCTCGAGGACCCCATCCTTATCCCTTCTTTAAAATCAAAAATTCTAAAGGCCTTGAGTCAAATTCAGAATCAATCTTTCTTTCAAGAAGCCCTCACCGTCGTTGAAAGAACAGGCCGGATTTTAAAAGGGCAAAAGATTGCTGAACGAGAAGTGAAGGAAGATGTTCTCAAAGAATCGGCCGAAATAGAGCTTTACAGGTCTTACAAATCAAATTATGGTAGCATCGTTCAACTCATTGAATCAGAAAAATTTGTTGAAGCGACCTCACTTTATGCACAAGTTTTTTCAAAACCTGTGCACGTTTTTTTTGATGAAGTTTTGGTCAATGCCCCTGAAGAGTCTTTAAAACAAAATCGGTCTGTCTTGTTAAAAAGGATTCATGAACTTTATTCAATGAGAATTACGGATATTTCAAAATTAGCAAAGATGAAGTAAGTGATACCACAACATTGTAAAAAAATGATGCAAAGTACATTGTACTTACGGGAGTGATGTCGATCAGCAAGTGATGTAAAAAATTTTAGGTGCTTAAATTTTAGCAAAGTGGTATTTTTATCTTCCACTTTTGTCTTTTAACTGTTTTTTATTTGCGGTTGTTTTTCCTAAAGGAGACCGAACAATGAATTTTTTATTTTTAGCAATGGCAAGTCCACAGGGGGGGCAGGGAAGTCCTTTTGCGTCGATGGTTCCCTTTTTACTGATTGTTCCTATTTTTTATTTTCTTCTCATTCGTCCTCAGCAGAAAAGGCAGAAACAATTTAAACAAATGGTTGCCCAGCTTAAAAAGGATGATCGTGTGGTGACCGCAGGCGGGATTCATGGCTTGGTTCTTTCGGTGAAAGAACATACCTTAACGCTTAAAATTGCCGACAATGTGAAAGTTGAAATTGACCGTTCCTCCATTGCACGTGTCCTGGGCGCGGAGACGGAGGTTGGAAAATAAAATGAAAAATTTG includes these proteins:
- the yajC gene encoding preprotein translocase subunit YajC, whose amino-acid sequence is MNFLFLAMASPQGGQGSPFASMVPFLLIVPIFYFLLIRPQQKRQKQFKQMVAQLKKDDRVVTAGGIHGLVLSVKEHTLTLKIADNVKVEIDRSSIARVLGAETEVGK